The Comamonas testosteroni genome contains the following window.
CGGCCCTTGGCGCGACGTGCGTTGATCACGGCACGGCCACCCTTGGTCTTCATGCGGACCAGGAAACCGTGGGTACGGGCGCGGCGGATCTTGGAAGGTTGGTAAGTACGTTTCATGTTGGTTCCTTGAGAAGGTTCAGTATTTGCGTCGGCAAGGCGCCATGTTTGCGCCCGACCATTCCGGTTTTGCGCCGCACACTGTCACCGCCAAATCCGATATTTTTTCACATGCCGTGCATGTCATCGGACCAGAAGGCAACAAACGGAACAAAGCACCCGCCACAGCGCCTAAAGCAACTGGGCGCGCGCGCACAAAAAAGGCGCCCGGCTCATATCACCCTGAACACATTCAGGGAAACCGGGGATTATCAC
Protein-coding sequences here:
- the rpmH gene encoding 50S ribosomal protein L34, with translation MKRTYQPSKIRRARTHGFLVRMKTKGGRAVINARRAKGRKRLAV